The candidate division TA06 bacterium nucleotide sequence CGCCGTTTTCTTATCTTTGTTCAAGGGCACCAAGGTCCGCTGCGATTTTGCGGTTGAAAGCGCCCTGCCCATGGAAGAGATTATCGAACAAGCCGAAACTAGGGCCAATCAGATCATCGCCCAGAACCGCGAAGTCACCTTCAAAGAAGTGCGCCTGGAAGAAGCTTCCCGTTTGTGCTCCCTGCACCGCCTGCCGGAAGGCGCCGGTAAAATACGGCTGGTCAGCCTCGGAGAAGACGTGGTCACCCCCTGCAGCGGGATCCATGCCAAGAACACCCCCGAGATCGGGAGATTACGGATCAGGACCTTTAATTTCGTAAAGCCCGGGGCAATAAGATTGACGTTCGTGGTAGAATGACATTCAGACCGCCGGACAGACGCACCAACCCTGGAATGAAACCATGTACAGCAAGAAAATATCCATATTATACGCCTTGGTGGCCGCTTCCTTGTTCGGGGCCAGTGCCCCTTTGGCCAAACTATTATTAACCGACATCCACCCCGTTCTATTGGCTTCGTTCCTTTACATGGGCAGCGGTCTGGGTTTATTATTTTATAAATTGACCCTGGGCCTCGGGCAAAAGGACTTAAGCCGGGAAGCCAAATTGGGCCGGGCAGACTTGCCCTGGCTGGCCGGGGCGACGGTATCGGGCGGCATCGCCGCCCCCATCGTCCTGCTGTTCAGCTTAAAGCACACCCCCGCAGCCACCGCTTCGCTGATCCTCAATTTCGAAGGCGTGGCCACCGCCCTCATCGCCTCCCTGGCCTTCCGGGAAGCCGTCAGCAAAAGGATCTGGCTGGCCGTTATATTGGTGACCATTGCGGTTATTCTGCTGTCGGTCGACTTGTCGGACCGATGGGGCTTCTCGCTGGGGGCCATGGGCGTGGTGGCGGCCTGCGTTTTGTGGGGCCTGGACAATAATTTCACCAGGAACACTTCGGCCAAAGACCCGATCGTCATCGTGATCGTAAAAGGCATTGCGGCCGGCGCCATCAGCCTGGCTTTGGCTTTGTTGATGGGAAATTCCTTTCCCGGTCTGGCAAAAGTCCTGCTGGCCTGCGTTTTGGGCCTGGTCTGCTACGGCTTAAGCATCGTCTTCTTTATCTTTTCCCTACGGGAACTGGGCACCGCCCGCACCAGCGCCTATTTTGCCGCCGCCCCTTTCATTGGCTCGGTCCTTTCTTTTTTGATCTTCCGCGAACTGCCCAATGCGCTGTTTTTGGTAGCTCTGCCATTCATCGTTGCCGGCGCATTTTTACTGTTCACCGAAAAGCACTTGCACCTGCATACCCACTTTGAATTCGAGCACGATCATTTTCACGATCACCTTGACGGCCACCATGCCCACCGGCATCCTGAAGGCGGCGGTGCCCAAAAGCATTCACACCCGCACCAGCACGACCCTGTCGCTCACCAGCACCCGCATAACCCGGACATCCACCACCGCCACAGCCATGAGGATTGAGAGAACTGGCGTATGGCAAATTGACCGCATTTTTAACCCGCAGTAGGTTAACTATCATGAAAAAACGGATCTTCATCGGCCTGGCCCTGGGCCTGGCGGCCGGGATCATAGACCTGATCCCCATGCTCCTGCAAAAATTAAGCTGGGACGCCAACCTCTCGGCCCTCAGCTTATGGCTGGTCTCCGGGATGCTTACCGCTTCGGTTGACTGGAAGATCAACCCCGCCCTTAAGGGAATGCTAGTTTCTTTCCTGGTCCTGCTTCCCTCCGGCATTTTGATCGGCGCCAAAGAACCGTTCAGCCTGGTTCCCATCGGAGTGATGACATTGATCCTGGGCGGAATGCTGGGCTACTTTACGGAACGCCTGGGCAAGGTGGCGCAGATCGTCAATGACATGATGGAGAAGAAGCGAGACAGTGTCCGGTTCTGGATCCAGCTTCCGCCGGGCTCCGGCGGCCAGAAGCAGATGACGCTGATAGAGTTTTTTGCCCTGCACGACGAGAACGACAAATACCTGGGTTGCCTGGAAGGCACCAGGAATGTGGAGGACATCCGGCAACTGCAGGGCGAGCAGCGGTTGCTTGGTTAAGAAGGACTGCAACCCTGCCTACGAAATGGCACGAAATTACGCAAAATATATTTTAGTGTAGTGTTGTTTTCGTGTCTTTAGTGGGGAATGGTTAAAGTAAATATTTTCGCGATGATTCGCGTTTTTAGCGGGAAGGGCCACCTCTTTGCCCACGAAATAACACGAACCGGAAAGATAACGCAACCTTACCACTACGGCGTCCAGGCACGGAATTACCGAAACAGGAAAATACGGAACAGGAAACTAATATTAAAGGTTTCTGTGGTAAAAAGTGTTATAACCCCTTGATAAATCTGGGTATTTTGATTAAACCTCAAAAATGCGCAATATGCAACAAAAAACCTCCCAAAGCATTGTAAATACTGCTTCCTTATTTTAGAAAAAAAAAAAAAAACGATCCAAATTGTAGATTTTCCGGTTGAGCATTTTATGAACCTGCTCAAACTCCCGGCGGTAATGATAATCTTTCGGCAGGTGCAGGATATTACGGCTGCCCTTCTTGGAAAGTTTTGCGGGTATAACCAGAAAA carries:
- a CDS encoding EamA family transporter, whose protein sequence is MYSKKISILYALVAASLFGASAPLAKLLLTDIHPVLLASFLYMGSGLGLLFYKLTLGLGQKDLSREAKLGRADLPWLAGATVSGGIAAPIVLLFSLKHTPAATASLILNFEGVATALIASLAFREAVSKRIWLAVILVTIAVILLSVDLSDRWGFSLGAMGVVAACVLWGLDNNFTRNTSAKDPIVIVIVKGIAAGAISLALALLMGNSFPGLAKVLLACVLGLVCYGLSIVFFIFSLRELGTARTSAYFAAAPFIGSVLSFLIFRELPNALFLVALPFIVAGAFLLFTEKHLHLHTHFEFEHDHFHDHLDGHHAHRHPEGGGAQKHSHPHQHDPVAHQHPHNPDIHHRHSHED